One Deltaproteobacteria bacterium DNA segment encodes these proteins:
- the fbp gene encoding class 1 fructose-bisphosphatase, whose protein sequence is MASEQGKAFGQRIVTLERHIIDSQRDFPGASGAFSQLLTSIGLAAKVITREVRRAGLVDILGKTGDTNVQGEEVTKLDVYAHQLMVRMLGRSGQVCGMASEEEDIFISIPSGQSRGAYIVCFDPLDGSSNIDVNATIGTIFGIWRVMHREAMVGEVPVEEAMQPGRALVGAGYVIYGSSTIFVYTTGSSVHGFTLDPTIGEFLLSHPNIRTPARGGIYSVNEGNASKWDPRVREYIETLKGDENARGKPYSARYIGSLVADFHRNLLKGGIFLYPADVKNKQGKLRLMFEAAPLAFVCEAAGGAATDGTQRILDLEPEDLHQRVPLIIGSADDVAEATAAIGEP, encoded by the coding sequence ATGGCGAGCGAACAAGGAAAGGCCTTCGGCCAGCGGATCGTCACCCTCGAGCGGCACATCATCGACTCCCAGCGGGACTTCCCCGGGGCGAGCGGTGCCTTCTCCCAGCTGCTGACCTCCATCGGGCTCGCCGCCAAGGTGATCACCCGGGAGGTGCGGCGCGCGGGCCTCGTGGACATCCTCGGCAAGACCGGGGACACGAACGTGCAGGGCGAGGAGGTCACCAAGCTCGACGTCTACGCCCACCAGCTGATGGTGCGGATGCTCGGCCGCTCCGGCCAGGTCTGCGGCATGGCCTCGGAGGAGGAGGACATCTTCATCTCGATCCCCTCCGGGCAGTCCCGCGGCGCCTACATCGTCTGCTTCGATCCCCTCGACGGCAGCTCGAACATCGACGTGAACGCCACCATCGGCACCATCTTCGGCATCTGGCGGGTGATGCACCGCGAGGCGATGGTGGGCGAGGTGCCGGTGGAAGAGGCCATGCAGCCCGGCCGGGCGCTGGTCGGCGCGGGCTACGTCATCTACGGAAGCTCGACGATCTTCGTCTACACCACCGGCAGCAGCGTCCACGGCTTCACCCTCGACCCCACCATCGGCGAGTTCCTCCTCTCCCACCCGAACATCAGGACGCCGGCGCGGGGCGGCATCTACTCGGTGAACGAGGGCAACGCGAGCAAGTGGGACCCGAGGGTCCGCGAGTACATCGAGACCCTCAAGGGCGACGAGAACGCCCGGGGCAAGCCCTACTCGGCCCGCTACATCGGCTCGCTGGTGGCGGACTTCCACCGCAACCTGCTCAAGGGCGGCATCTTCCTCTACCCGGCCGACGTGAAGAACAAGCAGGGCAAGCTGCGCCTGATGTTCGAGGCCGCGCCCCTGGCCTTCGTCTGCGAGGCCGCCGGCGGCGCCGCCACCGACGGGACGCAGCGGATCCTCGACCTCGAGCCGGAGGACCTGCACCAGCGCGTCCCCCTGATCATCGGCTCCGCCGACGACGTCGCCGAGGCGACGGCCGCCATCGGCGAGCCCTAG